The Aspergillus flavus chromosome 2, complete sequence region CCCCACAACCTAACCGACGCCCGGGATCCGAAATCCAAGTCCACCATCTTGCAAGGTGCTGTAGAGGGACATGTCTTAGTCAAGAATACGAACAACGCCCTGCCCCTTAAGAAACCCcagtttctctctctctttggGTATGACGCCGTCGCTGCTGCTCGTAACACAATGGATGACCTTGATTGGAACATATGGTCTATGGGCTATGATAATTCCCTAACATATCCCAATGGCTCAGCTGTGGATGCAATGATGCTgaagtatatatttctctcaaGCGCAAACCCAAGTGCCTCTGGCCCCGGGGTGGCGCTCAATGGCACGACGATTACTGGTGGTGGCTCGGGTGCCAGCACCGCATCTTATATCGACGCACCCTTCAATGCCTTCCAGCGCCAAgcatatgatgatgatacaTTCCTCGCCTGGGACTTTGCATCTCAGAGCCCCTTGGTCAACCCAGCTAGTGATGCTTGTATCGTGTTTATTAACGAGCAGTCTTCGGAGGGTTGGGATCGACCATATCTGGCGGATCCCTACTCTGACACATTGGTTCAGAACGTCGCTTCACAATGCAGCAACACCATGGTCGTCATCCACAATGCCGGCGTTCGCCTTGTGGACCGCTGGATTGAAAACGATAACATCACGGCGGTTATCTACGCTCATCTCCCTGGACAGGATAGCGGCCGAGCCCTTGTGGAGGTCATGTACGGCAAACAATCTCCATCTGGTCGTCTGCCTTACACTGTGGCAAAGAACGAGTCCGACTACGGTAGCCTCTTGAACCCGGTAATCCAGTCCGGTACCGATGATATCTACTACCCCCAGGATAACTTCACCGAGGGCGTCTACATTGACTACAAGGCTTTCGTGGCTGCCAATATCACCCCACGGTACGAGTTCGGATACGGATTGACCTACTCCACTTTCGACTACTCCGACCTGAAGGTTTCCACCTCCTCAAATGTAAGCACTAGCTATCTGGCTCCAGGTACTACTGTGGCTGAGGGTGGTCTCCCTTCACTGTGGGATATCATCGCTACCGTGACTTGTACTGTTTCCAACACCGGGTCTGTGGCGGCGGCGGAAGTGGCCCAGCTCTATATTGGCATCCCGGGTGGCCCAGCCAAGGTTCTGCGAGGATTTGAGAAGCAACTCATCGAGCCTGGACAACAGGTGCAAGTGACTTTCGATCTTACTCGTCGCGACCTCAGCACCTGGGATACCGAGAAGCAGAATTGGGGGCTACAAGCAGGGAGCTACGCTCTCTATGTTGGAAAGAGTGTCCTAGATATCCAGTTAACCGGATCATTGAGCTTATAGCGTGGCGCGGCGTTACAGCACATGGGATCGGGTCTTGCGAAGACTGATGCTAAAGAGCAATAACTAGATACAGTGACCGGATTCTATCAGAATAGGATTTAATGAATAGAAAGTTAGACAAGCCTTCACATTTTTCATCGCTAAGCGTACATAAATTGTCTTAACTAAGTAGGCAATGGTGTTCCACAAGGAACCTTATATTCTAAGAGAATCAAAATTCCATCAGTTAGCCCTCGCGATTTAGTGATTCATAGTAGTAGAATCGATGCATCTTGAAACTAAACCACGCAGCCATGCACAGCCAATTGTACGATTCATAGCAGGCACGGATACGGTGTCGCATTCCCACTCTACAGATGTAGCGATATGATCATCGCACCGGTGACCCTTGAGAGTGGGTCTTAATCAAAGACAGTTGCGCTATGGCCTCATGGGCGTTAGTCTCGACAATCATTGTCAAACCTTATGCAGCCGGTGGAGGTCTGGAATGATCTTTGCCCAGGAAGTGGATTCAAGAGCTCGATGCTCGAACCTAGAGTGTGGATACTCAGCCTCTAACCTAGCTATTGCTGATCAGCTCGACAAGAAGGTAATGCAATAGTCCTCCCGTGCCTGGATCGATTCGCGAATCACGGTAAGAAAGGGAGCAAATAAAAAGGGCTCAAAGTTTATACCGGCGGGCACAGTCAAAGAAACTATAAAGATTGGGGAAAGGGGACACAGTTTCTTCCCGTCAAATTGACATACATAAGGTTCTCATTGCCGACATTGTAAACAAGCTGTCGTAGTCAAGCCGTCTCAACATGAAGATAACCACTTTCTCTGTCTTGATCTTTAGTATTCTCTCTGTCAGTCATGCCGGAGTACCCCAAACGAATGGCGGCACTCAGCCCGCTTTACCACCCCTCGCCGATGTAGTGAAGGAAGAAATTGAAGTATATGATGGTGTTAGTCAATCGATTCTCACGACAGATAGAAGCCGCATGACTGACTTTATAAAGGAATGCTCGGTGCCAGATCACAAAACCTCGACGTACGGGATATGCGTTGTTCGGGGTAAAAGCCAGCCGGTCAGTCAGGGGAAGTCAAAGCAAAATAAAGCTGATTTTCAATGGGGATGTGACCCTGCATGGCCCGTAAGAGAAGCGCTGTCATGGCATAGTTTTTGACTTACTGACTTCTGCAGTGCCGAGGAAACAAGAATGCCTGCAAGATTCGCAAATATATAGTTCACCTCAACGGCAATACGATTTGGAATGCAAGGTGCCATTGAACGAGTTATAGGAAAGTAAGGCTGGCTGAATTATCAGATTACAAATGGGTTCGGCGATGCTGGGGGTCTGACCGACGACATCCTGAAACAGAGCCTGAAATGTTGACATTTTCCGATGAGTTAGTTAGAGGTCCGATAGTGCCTGGTCAACACAGATACAGTCGATAGTAGAAAACGGAGCTCTTCTCGTCTCACCTTTCCTTGGCGTAGAAAAAAACGCTCATCCTATAGTTTGAAGCTTTATACACGCCGCAAGCATCGCTGACAGACTTACGCTTATCAGTTCACGATCTAAGATAGAGAGTCACAACAAACCCGGAGATAGCTCAGCATTTGTTGTAGACTCATTGGCCTGAGATATGACAAGGCAGGTTAccaagagaaaggaaatattgTTATTCACATCGATTAGTTCATTAGACATGATTATATACTCTAGGTGTAGAATGCTATTTCGCGTTAGGATCTGCATCAGGCGGTAATTGAACATATactgaaaaaagaaataagagaGAAGATTAATTtaggcttcctcttctccaacccGGAAGGTTTTGTGCACATTGACACTGTTCGGAGGCAGCCAGGGGTCGGACACAGGGTACAGGACCTCTTGACTGCTGTTATCATTGGCGTTAAGACGGTGCGGCGATGATACAGAAGTCACAACAAAAGTAGGCGACTCATCAGAAGTAATATCTGGGCGCCAATATCTAGGATCGCGAGAGCCTGCAGTCTTGGAGGTATTTCCGGTAAGGCTCGACAGGGGATATTTCCCTCTATGTTCGTTTTGAGGATAAGAAACGGTTCCATCCAGGAACCAACGGAATAAAGGACGTAGCGTAATGAGACTTCCCGCGACGATAGCAAGACCAGTCTCCATCACCGACCAAATCGCAATTTGGTATGTTGAATCTAACCGAATTGTCAGCTTTCGTCCCTAAAGACAGAGGGAGCACCCCCGATGGGGAGAATTAAATGGATCCCGGAGAGTTCGCTTCGACTCACAAAGAAAGTCAGTGTCTTTATAATTTTGCAAGAATGGGAGTCGAATCACAACAGCGACGCTGGCACTAGAATAATGTCAGCACACAAGTACTACACGGTAGCAATGTATATGCGGCAGATGAGACGAACATGGCGCCCATGCTTAAAATCCCACCCAAAGCAGCCTTTGTCCTGCCGTTCATCTGCAGGTTCCAAATCAAAAAGATGGGGAAGATTCCCAAGGTAAAATCGCAGAATATGGTAAGTGCGCTATACAGGTATGCGatggcgaggaggatatcGGTCGATAAGCATGTCCCCGTATTCATTGGATTAATGCGTAACCAAAAGTAGGAGACTGGGTTGCAATCGAAGAGCAGGACGAGCCAGAACATAAGGCCGATCGCAATGACGACAGCAATCACTGTCCAGAGGATAACCAGGTGCATCCTCCGTACTGTCAAACGAATAAGGGCCAGAGCGATTGAAACCTTAGCGACTGCCGATGACCAAATATAGAGCATTTGACctaaccaccaccactaACGTAGTTCTTAGCCATGCTTTCTATAAAGCCTCTCACAGGAGGGATGGGTCTGCCTGTTTCATACCAGCATTGCTTTTTCGAGTGTATGCAGGCTTGTAAAGTCCTGGATTTTATGGCCAACCCCATTCTCGGTTCCAATAATGCAGCAGATATTCAGAAACGTGAATAGTGCCTGCTCACAGTCAGTATAATCCCTCGTTATCGTATGTGCTCCATAGTAGACCGACCGCCGCTGCTACCATCAATGTATCATCCCATCCGAAGGCTCGCACTATATATGATCGAACAAAGACGCGCAGTAAGACAGCCAGGATCGATAGGCACATCATTACCACACAGACAGTCCAAATCGCCCGGCTTCGCCCAACTAGGGGCATCGAGGTATCCATTTCGAGGCGGGTATGCTGCCCTATTAAGGGCTAGGTTCGACGTTCAATGAGAGTGGGCACTTGAGCTGCGTCTGGTTAGAGACTCATTGTTCACTGAACCGTTCCCTCATTGGCACGaaattctctttctttcactAGGGATGATCAAATACCTGTGAATGCACTACAAGACCGGGAGTTCACTCATGATTTGACGCGGCCATGCATGCTTTCCGAGATATAAACTATagcagaagaacaagagagagGCAACGAGCGTGTGACAGAAAGAATGACgttagaaagaagaaagtaaaaaCAAGATAGGATCCTAGAGTTCTTCTAAAAAGCTCGGATGGCGATCTCCTAGTACTTGCCGGCAGGTTAAGAGACTGGATCTCGCTTATCTGACCGGAGTGGAGATCAACCACGAGGCCTTTCAAGTTTCCGTGGTTCCCTCGGCCTATGCGAGTCATTAGGGGCTCAAAGCCATCTCTTCTAACTATATCGGGCACCCAGGCCATGGTTCATTTCGCTTACATGCAGCATGGTGAACTCGCGGCCCACCGTTTTGCCTTGTTGGGTTCTTTGGTAGCATGACTTCCCAGCAGATGGAAGACTACGTATCTACAAAATAGCTCTAGACTCCTTCGCACAGTCTGATGATGAGAGAGCCGCGCATATCATGCTAGCGTTATCAGAATCCAACGCTATCAAACCATACGTACTTTCGGAGAAAGTATAAGCATCCTAGGCGTAAAAATTTCCTCTTGAGGAAGACCATGGAAGGCAATTTCCTCTTATACCAGGCCAGAAAGCCATAATCCAGAACAAAAGAGGGGTTGGGCTCAGCCAGCCCCGATCTTCTGAGTTCGTTTCATAAATGCCGGACTGAATCGTATAAGTGGATCTCTGTCGCACGAGCCTTTCCTTAATTAGCGCTCCTTCATCGGTCTTACGGAGGATTAA contains the following coding sequences:
- a CDS encoding beta-glucosidase M produces the protein MKLSAALSTLAALQPAVGAAVQNRASDVADLEHYWSYGHSEPVYPTPETKGLGDWEEAFTKARSLVAQMTDKEKNNITYGYSSTANGCGGTSGGVPRLGFPGICLQDAGNGVRGTDMVNSYASGVHVGASWNRDLTYSRAQYMGAEFKRKGVNVALGPVAGPIGRIARGGRNWEGFSNDPYLSGALTGDTVRGLQESVIACVKHLIGNEQEAHRSTPSKLANSRNQSSSSNLDDKTMHELYLWPFQDAVKAGAGSVMCSYNRINNSYGCQNSKAMNGLLKGELGFQGFVVSDWGAQHTGIASAAAGLDMAMPSSSYWENGTLALAVKNESLSSTRLDDMATRIVATWYKYAEIENPGHGLPYSLLAPHNLTDARDPKSKSTILQGAVEGHVLVKNTNNALPLKKPQFLSLFGYDAVAAARNTMDDLDWNIWSMGYDNSLTYPNGSAVDAMMLKYIFLSSANPSASGPGVALNGTTITGGGSGASTASYIDAPFNAFQRQAYDDDTFLAWDFASQSPLVNPASDACIVFINEQSSEGWDRPYLADPYSDTLVQNVASQCSNTMVVIHNAGVRLVDRWIENDNITAVIYAHLPGQDSGRALVEVMYGKQSPSGRLPYTVAKNESDYGSLLNPVIQSGTDDIYYPQDNFTEGVYIDYKAFVAANITPRYEFGYGLTYSTFDYSDLKVSTSSNVSTSYLAPGTTVAEGGLPSLWDIIATVTCTVSNTGSVAAAEVAQLYIGIPGGPAKVLRGFEKQLIEPGQQVQVTFDLTRRDLSTWDTEKQNWGLQAGSYALYVGKSVLDIQLTGSLSL